The Astyanax mexicanus isolate ESR-SI-001 chromosome 20, AstMex3_surface, whole genome shotgun sequence genome contains a region encoding:
- the LOC111194970 gene encoding trace amine-associated receptor 13c-like translates to MDKSYTQNFTVQYCFPGNNASCRKQLHTPTNLLILSLAAADLLVGMFVMPVKITQLRDSCWYFGDTACTVSEIIISYSMSASLYNLVLIAVDRYIAVSDPLHYPTRITVCKTSLFIVLSWSFSLLYVIIVFYFNDHLLKSQIITSCYGECVVIFKYSWMIVDLAVSFLAPCSVILILYSIIFNAARHQAKAVRAVRLALKKHSSSNSSEIKAAKTLGLVIFVYLACWIPVYICSLSIESMTTASIAWTVFGWLVYINSSLNPLMYAIFYPWFKTSVKFIVSCRIFESSSSSFNLIPDHF, encoded by the exons ATGGATAAATCATACACTCAAAACTTCACAGTTCAATACTGCTTTCCTGGAAACAATGCATCCTGCAGAAAGCAG CTCCACACTCCAACCAACCTGCTCATCCTCTCTCTGGCTGCAGCAGATCTTCTCGTGGGAATGTTTGTTATGCCTGTGAAAATAACACAACTGAGAGACTCCTGTTGGTATTTTGGAGACACGGCATGTACTGTCTCTGAAATCATCATTAGCTATTCAATGTCAGCATCTCTCTATAATCTGGTTTTAATCGCAGTTGATCGATACATTGCTGTCAGTGATCCTCTGCATTATCCCACTAGAATCACTGTTTGTAAAACATCTCTGTTCATAGTTCTAAGCTGGTCTTTTTCCCTGTTGTATGTCATAATAGTTTTTTACTTTAATGACCATCTACTTAAGTCTCAAATAATCACCAGTTGTTATGGAGAGTGTGTAGTGATTTTTAAATATTCCTGGATGATTGTTGATCTGGCTGTTTCTTTTCTCGCTCCTTGCTCTGTTATACTGATCCTGTATTCAATCATTTTTAATGCTGCAAGACATCAAGCTAAAGCTGTCAGAGCTGTAAGACTTGCCTTAAAGAAACACAGCTCTTCaaattcttctgaaatcaaagcaGCAAAAACACTGGGACTCGTGATTTTTGTTTATCTTGCTTGCTGGATTCCAGTTTATATATGTTCTCTGTCCATTGAAAGCATGACAACTGCCTCAATAGCGTGGACTGTGTTTGGATGGTTAGTGTACATAAACTCCTCATTGAATCCTCTGATGTATGCAATATTCTATCCATGGTTTAAAACATCAGTTAAATTTATTGTATCTTGTCGAATATTTGAATCCTCATCTTCAAGTTTTAATCTGATACCagatcatttttaa